One stretch of Amycolatopsis sp. NBC_00345 DNA includes these proteins:
- a CDS encoding transposase produces the protein MLPVVSRFRLLSDDEWALIEGLLPVRTGKQGRPFSDARAMVEGIIYRYRCGIAWRDVPEVFGPWQTI, from the coding sequence ATGCTGCCGGTTGTGTCACGGTTTCGGTTGCTTTCAGACGATGAGTGGGCGTTGATCGAGGGTTTGCTGCCGGTCCGTACCGGTAAACAAGGCAGGCCGTTCTCCGATGCGCGGGCGATGGTCGAGGGGATCATCTACCGGTATCGGTGCGGGATCGCGTGGCGGGACGTGCCCGAGGTGTTCGGTCCGTGGCAGACGATCTAG
- a CDS encoding CocE/NonD family hydrolase, whose protein sequence is MSLQSRIFERALKLPPPVTRKLKVTKDLRIPAYDGVELVADLYEPRGVPNAPTLLVRTPYGRNGLLSRLIHQSFAERGFIVLMATVRGTDGAGGEFSPFADDKRDGLATLDWLEKQPWHNGKVVTFGASYLGYVQLAIAPDAGDRITALYPMIIGSNSADVLYSGGSFLLGAALGWTARTVTLERKSPLRADLGEILGDKRAQKAMSHLPLSEAAERGTGKDVGFFGDWLVNNDPEKPYWRTERGHRHRIGEITAPTTFFGGWLDILVPGMLADYAAMRAAGRNPRLTVGPWAHVEFKQAGTAIPEAIAWFKAHVTGDTSALRELPVRLHVGGADEWRDYPEYPPPGTTGQSWYLRPDGGLAGEPAREGAGRFTYDPADPTPTTGGPTLDPKSAGRKDNTKLEARPDVLVHTGEVLTRPLEAIGPVSARISLRTSTEHADVFVRLCDVDPEGRSINVCDGLRRLTPQDHPAGEDGVRSAEVTMWPTAWRFKPGHRLRVQVSGGSFPQYARNTGTGEPLATASRLTRIDYEILPGSTITLPMQ, encoded by the coding sequence ATGTCGTTGCAGAGCCGGATCTTCGAACGGGCACTGAAACTGCCGCCGCCGGTCACCCGGAAGCTCAAGGTCACCAAGGATCTCCGGATTCCCGCCTATGACGGCGTGGAGCTGGTCGCGGACCTGTACGAACCACGTGGGGTGCCGAACGCGCCGACGTTGCTGGTGCGCACACCGTACGGGCGAAACGGATTGCTCAGCCGCCTGATCCACCAGAGTTTCGCGGAGCGCGGTTTCATCGTCCTGATGGCGACCGTCCGGGGAACCGACGGCGCGGGAGGAGAGTTCTCTCCGTTCGCCGACGACAAGCGCGACGGGCTGGCCACGCTCGACTGGCTGGAGAAACAGCCGTGGCACAACGGGAAAGTGGTGACCTTCGGCGCCAGCTACCTGGGGTACGTGCAGCTGGCCATCGCGCCGGACGCCGGTGACCGGATCACCGCCCTGTACCCGATGATCATCGGCTCGAACTCCGCCGATGTCCTCTACAGCGGCGGGTCGTTCCTGCTGGGCGCGGCCCTCGGCTGGACCGCGCGGACCGTCACCCTCGAACGCAAGAGCCCGCTGCGCGCCGACCTCGGCGAGATCCTCGGCGACAAACGGGCGCAGAAAGCGATGAGCCACCTCCCGTTGTCCGAAGCCGCCGAACGGGGGACGGGCAAGGACGTCGGCTTCTTCGGGGACTGGCTGGTCAACAACGACCCGGAGAAGCCCTACTGGCGGACCGAGCGCGGCCACCGGCACCGGATCGGGGAGATCACCGCCCCGACCACGTTTTTCGGTGGCTGGCTGGACATCCTGGTCCCCGGCATGCTGGCCGACTACGCCGCGATGCGCGCCGCCGGCCGTAATCCCCGGCTGACCGTCGGCCCTTGGGCGCACGTCGAGTTCAAGCAGGCGGGCACCGCGATCCCGGAAGCGATCGCCTGGTTCAAGGCGCACGTCACGGGGGACACCAGCGCGTTGCGTGAGCTGCCGGTGCGCCTCCACGTCGGCGGCGCGGACGAGTGGCGTGACTATCCCGAGTACCCGCCACCGGGCACCACCGGCCAGTCGTGGTACCTCCGGCCGGACGGCGGCCTGGCGGGTGAACCGGCCCGCGAGGGGGCAGGCCGGTTCACCTACGACCCGGCGGACCCGACACCCACCACCGGCGGGCCGACCCTGGACCCGAAATCCGCCGGCCGCAAGGACAACACGAAGCTGGAGGCCCGGCCGGACGTGCTCGTCCACACCGGCGAGGTGCTGACCCGGCCACTCGAGGCGATCGGCCCGGTGTCCGCCCGGATCAGCCTGCGCACGAGCACGGAACACGCCGACGTGTTCGTCCGGCTCTGCGACGTCGACCCGGAGGGCCGCTCGATCAACGTGTGCGACGGGCTGCGGCGCCTCACCCCGCAGGACCACCCGGCCGGCGAAGACGGTGTCCGCTCGGCCGAGGTGACGATGTGGCCGACGGCGTGGCGGTTCAAGCCGGGACACCGGCTGCGGGTCCAGGTCTCCGGCGGCTCGTTCCCGCAGTACGCCCGCAACACCGGCACAGGTGAACCCCTCGCCACGGCGTCCCGGCTCACCAGGATCGACTACGAGATCCTGCCCGGCTCGACCATCACCCTGCCGATGCAGTGA
- a CDS encoding LysR substrate-binding domain-containing protein, producing the protein MDLSSRKLRYFIAVAEELHFGRAANRLYIAQQSLSAQIRQLEDEIGVELLRRTTRKVELTTAGEAFLAAAKTALTILDQAVEDARQAARGEIGTIKIGFVVAAALELTAPLLAEFRERFPAVKFELREFDFSDTSAGLMDGWADIAIIRPPVSAPRVEYETLFVEPRVIALSARHPLAAHDEVSLSDVLALDQPFAVGITADTAWQDYWTLVEHRAGQARPRLIETHSQTEENEIVAAGAACAITVGSIRRYTPHSGVRYVAIPELRGSPLAIAWHADRRNAVIDSLIAAARAVRDTETELIAKIEHPFEAWPSS; encoded by the coding sequence GTGGATCTGTCCTCGCGCAAGCTCCGGTACTTCATCGCCGTGGCCGAAGAGCTCCATTTCGGGCGCGCGGCGAACCGGCTGTACATCGCGCAGCAGTCGCTGAGCGCGCAGATCCGGCAGCTCGAGGACGAGATCGGGGTCGAGCTGCTCCGCCGCACCACCCGCAAGGTCGAGCTCACCACGGCCGGCGAGGCCTTCCTCGCCGCCGCGAAGACCGCGCTGACGATCCTCGACCAGGCCGTCGAAGACGCCCGGCAGGCGGCGCGGGGCGAGATCGGCACCATCAAGATCGGCTTCGTGGTCGCCGCCGCGCTCGAACTCACCGCGCCGCTGCTGGCCGAGTTCCGCGAGCGGTTCCCCGCCGTCAAGTTCGAGCTGCGCGAATTCGACTTCAGTGACACCTCGGCCGGGCTGATGGACGGCTGGGCCGACATCGCCATCATCCGGCCGCCGGTTTCGGCCCCGCGCGTCGAATACGAGACCCTCTTCGTCGAACCCCGCGTCATCGCGCTCTCGGCGAGACATCCCCTGGCCGCCCACGACGAGGTCAGCCTCAGCGACGTCCTCGCGCTCGACCAGCCCTTCGCGGTCGGCATCACCGCGGACACCGCCTGGCAGGACTACTGGACGCTCGTCGAACACCGGGCGGGCCAGGCTCGGCCGCGCCTGATCGAGACCCACTCGCAGACCGAGGAGAACGAGATCGTGGCCGCCGGCGCCGCGTGCGCGATCACGGTCGGCTCGATCCGGCGGTACACGCCCCACTCGGGCGTCCGTTATGTCGCCATCCCGGAGCTCCGCGGCTCCCCGCTGGCGATCGCCTGGCACGCCGACCGCCGCAACGCCGTGATCGACAGCCTGATCGCCGCCGCACGCGCGGTTCGCGACACCGAAACCGAGTTGATCGCGAAGATCGAGCACCCGTTCGAGGCGTGGCCGAGCAGCTAG
- a CDS encoding transposase, whose protein sequence is MHHRAGHGRARTRPDRVRGDKAYSSRAIRGHLRARGIVAVIPEPADQAGHRKRRGSSGGRPPAFDSVDYRGRNVVERRFNELKQWRGLATRYDKLAIVYRSAVVLHTVITWTKALSDTP, encoded by the coding sequence GTGCACCACCGGGCTGGGCACGGTCGGGCACGTACTCGTCCCGACCGTGTCCGGGGCGACAAGGCCTATTCCTCCCGCGCGATCCGTGGACATCTGCGCGCTCGTGGCATCGTCGCGGTGATCCCCGAACCTGCCGATCAGGCCGGGCACCGCAAACGCCGGGGCTCAAGCGGTGGTCGTCCACCGGCGTTCGACTCGGTGGACTACCGCGGCCGCAACGTTGTCGAGCGCCGGTTCAACGAGCTCAAACAATGGCGTGGCCTGGCCACCCGCTACGACAAGCTAGCCATCGTCTACCGGTCCGCGGTCGTCCTCCACACAGTGATCACCTGGACAAAGGCATTGTCAGACACGCCCTAG
- a CDS encoding glycosyltransferase — MGILLVPYPARGHVSPFLAVAAELVRRGASVRVVVAAEYAGAVRAAGAVPVVTGPAGGARVAPGWRPADLADRYRSATERRRIAEEFRLVWQQELRAGPPSLVVLDPHARWLRSLCSGAPAAWLWTTSPRFLGAEPALVNGLAELTPGNRRNAGPVRFLGPLLGGLREAVPPIVHERPARRLAVVSYGTVFARRAAELTAVIRSFRGTDWLVVLATGAVPVGALGRLPGNVFASRSIPQADLVRRADVLVTHGGMNSVLEAASAGVPMLLAPRSREQSRTAARLIALGVAAPAGGAHEVRERVERLVGTARVAADVRRLRELVSSAPGAAAAAEQLLDLWAVRRMC, encoded by the coding sequence GTGGGGATCCTGCTGGTGCCGTATCCGGCTCGGGGCCATGTGAGCCCGTTCCTGGCGGTCGCCGCGGAGTTGGTGCGGCGGGGAGCGTCGGTGCGGGTGGTCGTGGCCGCCGAATACGCCGGCGCGGTACGTGCGGCGGGTGCGGTCCCGGTTGTCACGGGTCCCGCGGGCGGGGCACGGGTGGCGCCGGGCTGGCGACCCGCGGACCTCGCTGACCGGTACCGGTCAGCGACCGAGCGGCGCCGCATCGCCGAAGAGTTCCGGCTGGTGTGGCAGCAAGAGTTGAGGGCGGGCCCGCCCTCGCTGGTGGTGCTCGACCCGCATGCGCGGTGGTTGCGCTCGCTCTGCTCCGGGGCGCCCGCCGCGTGGCTGTGGACCACGTCGCCGCGGTTCCTCGGCGCGGAACCGGCATTGGTCAACGGATTGGCCGAGCTGACGCCCGGGAACCGCCGGAACGCCGGTCCGGTCCGGTTCCTCGGTCCGTTGCTGGGCGGGCTTCGGGAAGCGGTCCCGCCTATCGTCCATGAACGGCCGGCGCGACGGCTGGCCGTGGTGTCCTACGGAACGGTCTTCGCGCGCCGGGCCGCCGAGCTCACCGCGGTCATCCGGTCGTTCCGCGGCACCGACTGGCTGGTGGTGCTGGCCACGGGCGCGGTGCCGGTCGGGGCCCTCGGGCGCTTGCCCGGCAACGTGTTTGCCTCGCGGTCGATTCCCCAGGCGGACCTCGTCCGCCGCGCCGACGTCCTCGTCACCCACGGCGGGATGAACTCGGTCCTGGAAGCCGCGTCGGCGGGGGTGCCCATGCTGCTCGCGCCCCGCAGCCGTGAACAGAGCCGGACGGCCGCCAGACTGATCGCGCTGGGGGTCGCGGCGCCGGCCGGAGGCGCGCATGAGGTGCGCGAGCGGGTGGAGCGGCTGGTGGGCACCGCCCGGGTGGCTGCCGATGTCCGCCGGTTGCGGGAGCTGGTGTCGTCCGCGCCCGGTGCCGCGGCTGCGGCGGAGCAGTTGCTGGACCTGTGGGCTGTACGCCGCATGTGCTGA
- a CDS encoding ATP-binding protein, with product MTEQPAAPWTLPRDPLCVDRAAPIALATAGQATARADGRPTLLHVTGPPAIGKTTLAVHLAYLLLRDYPDGGLFLDAHGSAARMVVPPEDLARQVLVQFGTPAAEIPAAPEDLLAVARRLLARKRMVLVIDDVSLSGQVEELLGDVSNALVIVTSRSRHDELAAAGFTRIVLTGFDVAAVGELITAMGGAGAVPDEVIRMLCAKCTGLPLALKVGAGRIISGEEDPHELVATLGLADLEQDEEVSVERVFDAIYRDLPDDEQTDYRAWGAMPVADFGLAISAEVLGCTQREARRRLAKLVRRFLIEDCGAGRYRFHYLLREHAAKCAAEKSPEQAQEVAERATTWLARRAIALDRAYAPRPVPQGSEALYASIESAYDDADKASQEYTVEWLNLLTAAHSCTEFGWFDLAVAVPAALYSFAYQTRRTAALIDLYVRALDFARTAPVQWQLNRDLAGLHEQLGEGEAAVRFAAAALGTGYAPGTSSAHEWMGLGYEGLGRLTEARDSLTLALSTVDLMDDPVQEQRAAALLRMHLARVAWKLESFDDAELALSQAKEYFAQQDRDAPNLARCEELLGDLELKAGDEPAAEARWLTAGTIYERRAMPKNAADVLDKLGDLAGSQQRPGEARAYRDRAKELRGQAEG from the coding sequence GTGACCGAACAGCCAGCTGCGCCGTGGACACTGCCCCGGGATCCGTTGTGCGTGGACCGGGCCGCCCCGATCGCGCTCGCGACGGCGGGGCAGGCAACCGCGCGCGCCGACGGGCGGCCCACACTGCTGCACGTGACAGGCCCTCCGGCGATCGGCAAGACTACCCTGGCGGTCCACCTGGCGTACTTGCTGCTGAGGGACTACCCGGACGGTGGGCTGTTCCTCGACGCGCACGGGTCGGCGGCCCGGATGGTCGTGCCACCGGAGGATCTCGCCCGGCAGGTGCTGGTCCAGTTCGGCACACCGGCGGCGGAGATCCCCGCGGCGCCGGAAGACCTGCTCGCGGTCGCCCGCCGCCTGCTCGCCCGCAAGCGGATGGTGCTGGTGATCGACGACGTGAGCCTGTCCGGGCAGGTCGAGGAGCTGCTCGGCGACGTCTCCAACGCCCTGGTGATCGTCACCAGCCGGAGCCGGCACGACGAGCTCGCGGCCGCCGGGTTCACCCGGATCGTGCTCACCGGTTTCGACGTCGCCGCGGTGGGTGAGCTGATCACGGCGATGGGCGGCGCGGGCGCGGTGCCGGACGAGGTCATCAGGATGCTGTGCGCGAAGTGCACAGGCCTGCCCTTGGCGCTGAAAGTCGGCGCCGGGCGCATCATCAGCGGCGAGGAGGACCCGCACGAACTGGTCGCGACGCTGGGCCTGGCCGACCTCGAACAGGATGAGGAGGTGTCGGTCGAGCGGGTCTTCGACGCCATCTACCGCGACCTTCCCGACGATGAGCAGACCGACTACCGGGCGTGGGGCGCGATGCCGGTGGCCGACTTCGGCCTGGCGATTTCGGCGGAGGTGCTCGGCTGTACCCAGCGGGAAGCGCGGCGCCGGCTGGCGAAGCTGGTCCGGCGGTTCTTGATCGAGGACTGCGGCGCCGGGCGTTACCGCTTCCATTACCTTCTCCGCGAGCACGCGGCGAAATGCGCCGCGGAGAAGTCGCCCGAGCAGGCCCAGGAGGTGGCCGAGCGCGCGACCACTTGGCTGGCCCGGCGTGCGATCGCATTGGACCGCGCCTACGCCCCGCGACCGGTACCGCAGGGGTCCGAAGCGCTCTACGCGTCGATCGAGTCGGCATACGACGATGCCGATAAGGCGTCCCAGGAGTACACGGTCGAATGGCTGAACCTGCTCACCGCAGCACACAGCTGCACGGAATTCGGCTGGTTCGATCTCGCCGTGGCGGTTCCCGCTGCGCTCTACTCGTTTGCTTACCAGACCCGCCGGACCGCCGCGCTGATCGACCTTTACGTCCGTGCGCTGGACTTCGCTCGGACGGCACCGGTGCAGTGGCAGCTCAACCGGGACCTGGCCGGCCTGCACGAGCAGCTCGGCGAGGGCGAAGCCGCGGTGCGGTTCGCGGCCGCCGCCCTCGGCACCGGGTACGCGCCGGGAACTTCGAGCGCGCACGAGTGGATGGGGCTTGGTTACGAAGGCCTCGGCCGCCTCACGGAAGCACGGGATTCGCTGACTCTGGCATTGTCCACAGTGGACCTCATGGATGACCCCGTCCAGGAACAACGGGCCGCCGCGCTGCTGCGGATGCACCTGGCCCGGGTGGCGTGGAAACTGGAGTCCTTCGACGACGCCGAACTCGCGCTGAGCCAAGCGAAGGAGTACTTCGCCCAGCAGGATCGGGATGCACCGAACCTCGCCCGTTGCGAAGAGCTGCTCGGCGACCTGGAGCTGAAAGCCGGTGATGAGCCCGCAGCGGAGGCACGATGGCTGACAGCCGGCACCATCTACGAACGGCGGGCGATGCCGAAGAACGCGGCCGACGTGCTCGACAAGCTCGGCGACCTGGCTGGCTCGCAGCAGCGGCCGGGGGAAGCCCGTGCCTATCGCGATCGTGCGAAGGAGCTGCGCGGCCAGGCCGAGGGGTAA
- a CDS encoding M24 family metallopeptidase, translating into MTDIQQNTEGGRVAHWLSGRRTASSTTPTPSEVDGFRTAQGLSFRCAQAAASELRPGWTEGRTQRWMTDWLRDHGIRAHLHKPIAAFGPRTLAPDSQWEPARDEGRTLRENDVAILDCAPVLDGYTGDIAYTVGVGENPELERAQDFLSELRTRLPERFADPEQARDVFAWVDGEIRAAGFENAVNGYVGHVMGHRVYRHGRFFTRFPYFPPARIFGYMASWHGPGFLLNVLRRLVFPEELGPLHHGPKTGVWAVEPHLRVGEFGCKFEELLIVDEGRAYWLDDTSQQRITIQP; encoded by the coding sequence ATGACCGATATCCAGCAGAACACCGAGGGCGGCCGAGTCGCGCACTGGCTCTCCGGCCGGCGCACGGCGTCGTCCACCACCCCGACACCGTCCGAAGTGGACGGATTCAGGACCGCGCAGGGGCTCTCGTTCCGCTGTGCCCAGGCGGCGGCCTCCGAGCTGCGGCCCGGCTGGACCGAGGGCCGTACCCAGCGCTGGATGACGGACTGGTTGCGCGACCACGGTATCCGCGCGCACTTGCACAAGCCCATCGCCGCGTTCGGCCCGCGCACCCTGGCGCCGGACTCGCAGTGGGAACCCGCCCGCGACGAGGGCCGCACCCTGCGTGAGAACGACGTCGCGATCCTCGACTGCGCTCCCGTGCTGGACGGTTACACCGGAGATATCGCCTACACCGTCGGCGTGGGCGAGAACCCCGAACTCGAACGCGCGCAGGACTTCCTGTCCGAACTCCGCACCCGGCTGCCGGAGCGGTTCGCCGACCCCGAGCAGGCACGCGATGTCTTCGCCTGGGTGGACGGCGAGATCCGGGCCGCCGGTTTCGAAAACGCGGTCAACGGCTACGTCGGTCACGTCATGGGCCACCGCGTCTACCGGCACGGCAGGTTCTTCACCCGGTTCCCCTACTTCCCGCCCGCCAGGATCTTCGGCTACATGGCCAGCTGGCACGGACCGGGTTTCCTGCTGAACGTCCTGCGCCGCCTGGTCTTCCCGGAGGAACTCGGCCCGCTGCACCACGGCCCGAAGACCGGGGTGTGGGCGGTCGAGCCGCACCTGCGGGTCGGCGAATTCGGCTGCAAGTTCGAGGAACTGCTCATCGTCGACGAGGGCCGGGCGTACTGGCTGGACGACACCAGCCAGCAGCGCATCACCATCCAGCCCTGA